From Desulfobacterales bacterium:
CCCTTTCTTTGGAAATGAATTTTTGTCCCTGAACGCCTTTATTTCATCACTGAAATATAAAACCCGTGTTGAACCTGGGGCTTGCCAGTATGACAGAAGTCCTCGGTCTCGCCAATTCTTAATTGTAGCCGGAACGACCTTAAAATAATTCGCAACTTCCAATTGTGTCAAAAACTCATTATCAAAAATCTCCTTTCTCATACCTCATACCTCAAAAAACTTGATATGACAGGTCCATTGCTGGTCGGTTCCAGAAGATGACTCATTCGTCATCCATGACGTGTCCTACCGCTTTCGCGGATTGTGGAGCCGAGGTATGTTTGGCTCCGTTTTCAGCGATTATGCCGCTTGCTTGATTTCTGACTCTTTTTCAGCCT
This genomic window contains:
- a CDS encoding DNA-binding protein is translated as MRKEIFDNEFLTQLEVANYFKVVPATIKNWRDRGLLSYWQAPGSTRVLYFSDEIKAFRDKNSFPKKGGDKPKAESKKVKPCISSADKEWRI